The following coding sequences are from one Deltaproteobacteria bacterium window:
- a CDS encoding DUF1638 domain-containing protein, producing the protein MVRTHVIACGVMREELSCLPVHGVTFTFLEQGLHLTPTRMRGPIQEAIDSISGKNIRRIVLCYGLCSNGVVGVRALEQPLIMPKIHDCIPMLLGSEGVWRKEQDREPGTYFLSTGFIKNGAAPLDRLKAYCGVMDREDAEWGLREEFKHYRRLVWIETGQDPTGSFKSYAGRNAEFLGLAFEEIKGSLDLFNRVLAGGGEGDSLVIPPGEEVKAHLFYRSPW; encoded by the coding sequence ATGGTGCGTACTCATGTCATCGCCTGCGGAGTGATGCGGGAAGAGCTTTCCTGCCTGCCGGTCCACGGGGTCACCTTCACTTTTCTCGAGCAGGGGTTGCATCTAACGCCGACAAGGATGCGTGGGCCGATCCAGGAAGCCATCGATTCGATTTCCGGAAAGAACATCCGTCGCATTGTGTTGTGTTACGGGCTGTGCTCCAACGGTGTGGTAGGCGTACGGGCTTTGGAACAACCTTTGATCATGCCCAAGATCCACGATTGCATACCCATGTTGCTCGGTTCCGAGGGAGTATGGCGAAAGGAACAGGATCGAGAACCAGGTACATATTTCCTCAGCACAGGGTTTATCAAGAATGGAGCGGCTCCTTTGGATCGCCTGAAAGCCTATTGTGGGGTAATGGATCGGGAAGATGCGGAGTGGGGGCTCAGGGAGGAGTTCAAACACTACCGTCGACTGGTTTGGATTGAAACCGGCCAGGACCCGACGGGGTCGTTCAAGTCCTACGCCGGGCGGAACGCCGAGTTCTTGGGGCTGGCATTCGAAGAAATCAAAGGGAGTCTGGATCTGTTCAACCGTGTTTTAGCGGGAGGAGGTGAAGGAGACAGCCTCGTAATCCCTCCGGGAGAAGAAGTGAAGGCCCACTTGTTCTATCGATCGCCGTGGTGA
- a CDS encoding dihydropteroate synthase, which produces MIVIGERINTSRKAINEALGRRDRVFFQEEARKQEAAGATFIDVNCGSRLKSEFEDFMWLVEAVQEVVSISLCLDSPDPKVLAEGLKRVNKRPLINSITLEKERYAALAPIIEGDAADVIGLCMDDTGIPNTSEKTVENALRLVEKLEGLGLKRSSIYLDPLVQPVSVDTENGKAALKSISTIMQSLPGVHTTCGLSNVSYGLPERFLVNRTFLVCAVAHGLDSAIIDPLDKKIMTSVITAEMIMGKDEYCGEFIDAMREGKLVS; this is translated from the coding sequence ATGATCGTCATTGGAGAACGGATTAATACGAGTCGAAAGGCCATCAACGAGGCCTTGGGAAGACGCGATCGGGTGTTTTTCCAGGAGGAAGCCCGCAAGCAGGAAGCGGCGGGGGCCACCTTCATCGACGTGAACTGTGGATCGAGACTGAAATCGGAATTCGAGGATTTCATGTGGCTGGTGGAAGCGGTTCAGGAAGTGGTGTCCATTTCCTTGTGTTTGGACAGTCCGGACCCAAAGGTGCTTGCCGAAGGGCTGAAGAGAGTAAACAAGCGCCCCTTGATCAATTCCATCACCCTCGAAAAGGAAAGATACGCCGCTCTGGCGCCCATCATCGAGGGAGATGCCGCGGATGTGATCGGCTTGTGCATGGACGATACGGGGATTCCGAACACTTCGGAAAAGACCGTGGAGAATGCCCTGCGCCTAGTGGAGAAACTCGAGGGATTGGGCCTGAAGCGTTCCAGCATTTATTTGGATCCCCTTGTTCAGCCCGTCAGCGTGGATACGGAAAACGGCAAGGCCGCGTTGAAATCGATTTCGACCATCATGCAGTCGCTTCCCGGCGTGCATACTACGTGCGGGCTCAGCAATGTATCCTATGGGTTGCCCGAGCGCTTTCTGGTGAACCGAACCTTTTTGGTTTGCGCCGTGGCCCATGGACTGGACTCCGCTATAATTGATCCTCTCGACAAGAAGATCATGACCAGTGTCATTACCGCCGAGATGATCATGGGGAAAGACGAATACTGCGGCGAATTCATCGATGCCATGCGCGAAGGAAAGCTGGTAAGTTAG
- a CDS encoding trimethylamine methyltransferase family protein, which translates to MFKRGKLGGLDGGQYRPLTDSDVRKVHQAIIRIMSEIGIKVANRKGFELFKSKGMKTDEEKKLVFISQGLLEDCIDAAPSELILHARGNPDNNIVVGGKRVHFGSGGTALNILDLETGEKRHSTLEDVQNVSKLLDYLDNAHFQVIPVYPNDLPIEKVDINRFFAAINNTNKHCQGGVYTIKGTKEVVDMCSMIAGSREKLQKEPFISFITCVISPLEIDQTYGDLLMTCAESGLPLSIPAEPLTGATGPITIAGNVANLCAETLAGLCLAQLVNCGTPVLMACTSTSTDLRTMSYASGSVEEGLINACAAQMAQFYGLPYYGTAGQSDSKIVDAQAGFEGAITNLLVGMAGGNFIHDALGLLEFCLTASYEKYVMDNEILGEVVRVLKGVEVNDETLAVDVTASVGPGGNFIQEDHTFEHMRNEHFVPTVADRQPRVNWEKAGRKDTYTRCKEIVRDVLQNHKPIPVNEEIVKAIRAKYPNFVQ; encoded by the coding sequence ATGTTCAAGCGAGGGAAATTGGGGGGATTGGACGGAGGTCAGTATCGTCCGCTAACCGATTCGGATGTTCGGAAGGTGCATCAGGCTATTATACGAATCATGTCCGAAATCGGAATTAAGGTAGCCAACAGAAAGGGCTTCGAGCTTTTTAAGTCCAAAGGAATGAAGACTGACGAAGAGAAGAAACTCGTTTTCATCAGTCAGGGATTATTGGAAGACTGCATCGACGCCGCTCCTTCGGAGTTGATTCTCCACGCTCGCGGAAATCCGGATAACAATATCGTTGTGGGGGGAAAACGAGTTCATTTTGGAAGCGGGGGAACGGCTCTCAACATTCTGGACCTGGAAACCGGCGAGAAGCGCCATTCCACGTTGGAAGACGTGCAGAACGTTTCCAAGCTGCTGGACTATCTCGACAATGCGCACTTTCAGGTCATACCCGTATATCCCAATGATCTGCCCATAGAAAAGGTGGACATCAACCGCTTCTTCGCGGCGATTAACAATACCAATAAGCATTGTCAGGGTGGGGTTTATACGATCAAGGGGACCAAAGAAGTGGTGGACATGTGCTCCATGATCGCGGGCAGCCGTGAAAAACTGCAGAAGGAGCCGTTCATTTCGTTTATCACTTGCGTCATCAGTCCGTTGGAGATCGACCAGACCTACGGCGACTTACTGATGACCTGCGCCGAATCGGGGCTTCCCCTGTCCATTCCGGCGGAACCGCTCACCGGAGCCACAGGACCTATCACCATTGCCGGAAACGTGGCCAATCTTTGCGCCGAGACGCTGGCGGGCCTTTGTCTGGCCCAATTGGTCAACTGCGGTACTCCCGTGCTGATGGCTTGCACCTCAACCTCCACGGATCTCAGAACGATGAGTTACGCGTCCGGTTCCGTGGAGGAGGGACTGATCAATGCCTGCGCCGCCCAGATGGCCCAGTTTTACGGGCTTCCCTATTACGGAACCGCCGGGCAGTCGGACTCCAAGATAGTGGATGCTCAGGCCGGATTCGAGGGCGCCATTACGAACTTGCTGGTGGGCATGGCCGGAGGAAACTTCATTCACGACGCGCTGGGGCTTCTGGAATTCTGCTTGACGGCCTCTTACGAAAAGTATGTTATGGATAACGAGATACTCGGCGAAGTCGTGCGCGTCCTGAAGGGAGTCGAAGTAAACGACGAGACGCTGGCGGTGGACGTTACCGCATCCGTCGGTCCCGGTGGAAACTTCATCCAGGAAGACCACACATTCGAACACATGCGGAACGAGCATTTCGTGCCGACTGTGGCGGACCGGCAGCCTCGGGTGAACTGGGAGAAGGCCGGCCGAAAGGACACCTATACCCGCTGCAAAGAGATTGTACGGGACGTGCTCCAGAACCACAAACCGATTCCCGTTAACGAAGAGATCGTAAAGGCCATAAGGGCCAAGTATCCGAACTTCGTGCAGTAA
- the glnT gene encoding type III glutamate--ammonia ligase produces MTEHEKRELARGRLKKEGIEFILAQFVDIHGGPKVKQVPVECFDDIVDSGAGFAGGAVWGVGQGPESHDLMARADVETFRQLPWKPNVAVVNCDLFVDGKSWPYCPRTNLKRMLNEFAKEGYAYNGGFEPEHFLVQRNEDGTIKPWDPLGIDTLSKPCYDFRGICQAMDYLQEIIRYGNQMGFEIYQSDHEDANGQFEINFGWTDALHAADRLTLFRMMAGQIANKFGAICTFMAKPFGNKTGSAAHLHFHVADATTGKNLFPLGDGEQDSKGLGISKLATYFVGGLLKHVRAITAISSPLINCYRRIQSGEFVYSSTSGYTWTPSFASYGDNNRTQLFRSPDNKRFEDRSPSAMVNPYLLCAVQVAAGLDGIRNQIDPGDPICAENVWNLSYEQRRKRGMILLPQNLLEAIEELEQDEVVKSALGPIAGEYIRLKKGEWGEFMRHVTTWELKRYLTFL; encoded by the coding sequence ATGACGGAACACGAGAAGAGAGAACTGGCTCGAGGGAGGCTTAAAAAAGAAGGAATCGAGTTTATTCTGGCTCAATTCGTCGACATCCATGGAGGACCGAAGGTTAAGCAGGTGCCGGTCGAATGTTTCGATGACATCGTGGACAGTGGCGCGGGATTCGCCGGCGGCGCCGTGTGGGGTGTAGGTCAAGGCCCCGAGAGTCACGACCTCATGGCCCGCGCTGACGTCGAAACATTCCGCCAGTTGCCGTGGAAGCCCAATGTGGCCGTGGTCAACTGCGACCTTTTCGTAGACGGCAAATCCTGGCCGTATTGCCCTCGAACCAATCTGAAACGAATGCTGAATGAGTTCGCTAAAGAGGGATACGCGTACAACGGAGGGTTCGAACCGGAGCATTTCCTGGTGCAGCGCAACGAGGACGGAACCATCAAGCCTTGGGATCCGCTCGGAATCGATACATTGTCCAAGCCGTGCTATGATTTCAGAGGCATTTGCCAGGCCATGGATTACCTTCAGGAAATCATCCGCTATGGCAACCAGATGGGATTCGAGATCTATCAGAGCGACCATGAAGACGCCAATGGACAATTCGAAATCAATTTCGGGTGGACGGACGCCCTTCACGCTGCCGACCGTTTGACCCTTTTCCGCATGATGGCTGGACAGATCGCCAATAAATTCGGGGCCATCTGCACGTTCATGGCCAAACCCTTTGGAAACAAGACCGGTTCCGCAGCCCATCTGCATTTTCACGTCGCCGACGCCACAACGGGTAAGAACCTCTTTCCTTTGGGAGACGGCGAGCAGGATTCAAAAGGACTCGGAATATCGAAACTGGCTACCTATTTCGTCGGCGGACTGCTGAAACACGTCAGGGCCATAACAGCCATATCTTCCCCTCTGATCAATTGCTATCGCCGCATCCAGAGCGGAGAATTCGTCTACTCGTCCACTTCAGGATATACATGGACGCCGTCTTTTGCTTCTTACGGAGACAACAACCGGACCCAACTGTTCCGTTCTCCCGACAATAAGCGTTTTGAAGACCGCTCTCCTTCGGCCATGGTGAACCCCTATCTGTTGTGCGCCGTGCAAGTCGCCGCCGGACTCGACGGCATCAGGAATCAGATCGATCCCGGCGATCCTATTTGTGCGGAAAACGTTTGGAACCTGTCCTACGAGCAACGGCGGAAACGCGGAATGATCCTCTTGCCGCAGAACTTGTTGGAAGCGATCGAGGAATTGGAGCAAGACGAAGTGGTGAAATCCGCCCTCGGCCCCATCGCCGGCGAGTATATCCGTCTGAAAAAAGGCGAGTGGGGCGAATTCATGCGTCACGTCACTACGTGGGAGCTGAAACGCTACCTCACCTTCCTGTAA
- a CDS encoding hydantoinase/oxoprolinase family protein: MTENRSNSDRVVGLGIDVGGTFSDSVLLDLNAGRVLSKAKSPTTHDDLVKGIERSVGLLDESLFPEIRLVSLSTTLATNALVEGRKSRIAAILPGYKPSQCPQEFIRDIHLVRGGHTAEGVELAFLDLESVQRIVEDTREKVEAYAISSYFSTRNPSHELQIKELVERLAPGKPVACGHDLSLKLNAGHRATTTILNAHLIPLIRDLLQSVKKVLVNYSIQAPLMVVKGDGSLFREEVCLERPVETILSGPAASVVGAGFLLKGSAEEAVVLDIGGTTTDIAVLKGGLPRLNDKGVAVGPWQTHVAAVDVRTVGLGGDSHIRTDHAGEIQIGPQRVEPLCVLGMRFPRLQRQLESVLATPARDPRFTPTAFWFRTDKPEPSRLADKERKLLRVLSGGPLNIFEFAKSLDAYPVTFVDDLTRLEHERLVQTAGFTPTDMFHIRGTYTFGNRECSETAGRFLAGQAGADLNDFLLQVNEIFNRKAALEMVDSLSAQPVGYGRQEQTCPACRQMWRNCFWERDTEVRRTNLGPFSIRLSLDLPLVGIGAPAHLLVPRLARAVHTESIVPENAEVANALGAIVGTILVNGQVLVRPLSPKGFACFTSAGKVVHPTLEESLTYARKFLTEHLSGEVRRFGGNGAELNLREERKQANLSSGQEILVEVILYGQAVAKPRFQTTHGKPS; encoded by the coding sequence ATGACAGAGAACAGAAGCAATTCCGACCGAGTGGTCGGACTCGGCATTGACGTCGGGGGAACGTTTAGCGACTCGGTCCTGTTGGACCTCAATGCCGGACGTGTGTTGTCCAAAGCCAAGAGCCCTACCACCCATGATGACCTGGTCAAAGGCATCGAGAGGTCGGTAGGGCTCTTGGACGAGAGCCTCTTCCCTGAAATAAGGCTCGTCTCCCTATCCACCACCCTCGCCACCAACGCGCTGGTTGAAGGAAGGAAAAGCCGGATTGCCGCCATCCTTCCGGGGTACAAACCGTCCCAGTGCCCTCAGGAATTCATTCGGGACATTCATTTGGTGAGAGGAGGGCACACGGCTGAGGGGGTAGAGCTGGCGTTTCTGGATCTCGAAAGCGTCCAACGCATTGTCGAAGATACGCGGGAGAAGGTCGAGGCGTACGCGATCAGTTCGTATTTCAGCACTCGCAATCCATCCCACGAATTACAGATCAAAGAACTTGTCGAAAGATTGGCTCCGGGAAAACCGGTCGCGTGCGGGCACGATCTGTCGCTGAAACTCAACGCCGGGCATCGAGCTACAACTACGATCCTGAACGCTCACCTGATCCCCCTTATCCGGGACCTGCTCCAGTCCGTAAAGAAAGTGCTCGTCAATTATTCTATCCAAGCACCCCTGATGGTGGTCAAAGGAGACGGCAGCCTGTTTCGTGAGGAAGTCTGCCTCGAAAGACCCGTGGAAACCATACTCTCCGGACCTGCTGCGAGCGTCGTGGGGGCCGGTTTCCTGTTAAAGGGCTCGGCCGAGGAAGCGGTCGTTCTGGACATCGGGGGCACCACCACCGATATCGCCGTCCTGAAGGGAGGGCTTCCGAGACTCAATGACAAGGGCGTGGCCGTGGGACCCTGGCAAACCCACGTGGCCGCCGTGGATGTCCGTACAGTCGGATTGGGCGGTGACAGCCACATCCGGACCGACCACGCCGGTGAAATTCAGATCGGCCCCCAGAGGGTGGAACCCTTGTGCGTCCTCGGGATGCGTTTCCCCCGGTTACAACGCCAGCTCGAGTCCGTCCTGGCAACGCCGGCAAGGGATCCCCGATTCACTCCGACCGCCTTCTGGTTCAGGACCGACAAACCGGAGCCGAGCCGTCTCGCGGACAAAGAGCGAAAGCTGCTGCGCGTTCTCTCCGGCGGCCCGTTGAACATCTTTGAATTCGCCAAGTCCCTGGACGCCTATCCGGTCACTTTCGTAGACGATCTCACCCGCCTGGAGCACGAACGACTGGTGCAAACAGCCGGGTTTACGCCCACGGACATGTTCCACATACGAGGTACATATACCTTCGGCAACCGGGAATGCTCGGAGACGGCCGGCCGGTTTCTGGCCGGGCAGGCGGGGGCTGATCTGAACGATTTTTTGCTCCAGGTAAACGAGATTTTCAATCGCAAAGCAGCCCTTGAAATGGTGGACAGCCTTTCTGCTCAGCCGGTTGGCTACGGCCGGCAAGAACAGACTTGCCCGGCCTGCCGCCAGATGTGGCGAAATTGCTTTTGGGAAAGAGATACCGAGGTCCGGCGGACAAACCTGGGTCCGTTCAGCATTCGCCTGTCTCTGGATTTACCGCTGGTGGGCATCGGCGCACCCGCTCACCTGCTGGTTCCAAGGCTTGCCCGCGCGGTCCACACCGAATCCATTGTGCCCGAAAATGCCGAAGTGGCCAATGCCTTGGGCGCTATTGTGGGAACGATCCTGGTAAACGGTCAGGTTCTGGTGAGACCGCTGTCACCAAAAGGATTCGCCTGTTTTACTTCCGCGGGGAAAGTCGTGCATCCCACTCTCGAGGAATCTCTGACGTACGCGCGGAAATTTCTGACCGAGCATCTCAGCGGAGAGGTCCGCCGCTTCGGAGGTAATGGAGCGGAATTGAATCTCCGGGAAGAAAGAAAACAGGCCAACCTGTCTTCAGGACAAGAGATCCTCGTGGAAGTGATTCTATACGGGCAGGCTGTCGCAAAACCGAGATTTCAAACTACGCATGGAAAACCTAGTTGA
- a CDS encoding helix-turn-helix domain-containing protein, producing MSEPLRVGSGVSQLDRLLGGLFIGDNVIWYDDAGILASVFCLNFVQISQSLNKSIIYVSFDRSPRNLLQKLGPLAEYQNLTVLDCFTKGKGAGSPVFMDFYNTPGAQWPCNIVRVDEPADLNAFMEVLYGLQAQMKGDVRLVFESITGMQELWGGEERFLGFYSHSCPRLYELQTIAYWIAEKNAHSSRLRAQVNQIAQVAIELSVERGTTYLSILKAEARDLDNLHKRLRYWSKDLTVTFEQEKMDSGLIDMGLRLKDLRRKRGLSQTELAKLVGVTPSTISQVESNFIYPSVPTLLKIAEVLYVEVSSLFQPKVEPRNRTVFPETQAAEVKIPNFPEESIFAKILTPLDFEAKAVPYVIEIPAGKSIPSHFFIHKGDELGYLLAGKLRLKMQKAMYTVRTGDVVYLSAEMPIEWENPGPGAAKLLWIKVN from the coding sequence ATGTCGGAACCGTTGAGGGTCGGTTCGGGCGTGAGCCAGCTGGACCGTCTGCTAGGAGGGTTGTTCATCGGGGACAATGTGATCTGGTATGACGACGCCGGCATCCTGGCCTCCGTATTCTGTCTCAACTTCGTCCAAATCTCTCAAAGTCTGAACAAGTCCATCATATACGTGAGCTTCGACCGTTCCCCCAGAAATCTTCTCCAGAAGCTGGGCCCCTTGGCCGAGTACCAGAATCTCACGGTTCTGGACTGTTTCACCAAAGGCAAGGGCGCGGGATCTCCGGTTTTCATGGATTTCTACAATACGCCCGGCGCCCAGTGGCCGTGTAACATTGTCAGAGTGGACGAACCGGCTGACCTCAATGCGTTCATGGAGGTCTTGTACGGTCTCCAAGCTCAAATGAAGGGAGACGTGCGCCTGGTGTTTGAGAGCATTACCGGCATGCAGGAACTCTGGGGGGGAGAAGAGCGTTTCTTGGGCTTTTATTCCCATTCCTGCCCTCGATTGTACGAGTTGCAGACCATTGCCTACTGGATTGCGGAAAAGAATGCTCATTCCTCCCGACTCCGGGCTCAAGTCAATCAGATCGCGCAAGTGGCCATCGAGTTGTCCGTTGAGAGAGGCACGACCTATCTAAGCATCCTCAAGGCGGAGGCCAGGGATTTGGATAATCTGCACAAACGGCTGCGGTACTGGTCCAAGGATCTGACAGTCACTTTCGAGCAGGAAAAGATGGACAGCGGTCTCATAGACATGGGACTCAGGCTCAAAGACTTGCGCAGGAAGCGAGGACTCTCCCAAACCGAACTTGCCAAGCTGGTTGGCGTGACTCCCAGTACGATCTCTCAAGTGGAAAGCAACTTTATCTATCCTTCCGTGCCCACTCTGCTTAAAATCGCTGAAGTGTTGTATGTTGAAGTCAGCTCCCTGTTTCAGCCCAAAGTGGAACCGAGGAACAGGACGGTTTTTCCCGAGACGCAAGCCGCCGAAGTCAAAATACCCAATTTCCCGGAGGAAAGTATTTTTGCCAAGATACTGACACCGTTGGATTTCGAGGCGAAGGCCGTCCCCTATGTGATCGAGATCCCCGCAGGGAAATCGATCCCTTCGCATTTCTTCATCCACAAGGGAGACGAGTTGGGCTATCTGCTCGCAGGTAAGCTACGGCTGAAGATGCAAAAAGCCATGTACACGGTCCGAACGGGGGACGTAGTATACTTGTCCGCGGAGATGCCCATCGAATGGGAGAATCCGGGGCCGGGAGCGGCCAAACTGCTCTGGATCAAAGTCAATTAG
- a CDS encoding DUF4445 domain-containing protein yields the protein MIHVTFQPSNKTAEANPGERIMDVAVRAGVKIASDCGGRGKCGRCRVEFEAAAAEGAVSDVLGAETALLPENRDGYVYRLACLTRVLDDCIVIVPPESRVSEAAPRKPFTRYKIPIRPAVSRRTVTLESVNRKGPFLSFAARIRNALREGEANPIAGPSFPVLSEASASLKGKACPEITATLFKDTSILQIRPGVREELFGVALDLGTTSLVAFLCDLKRDRIVGVASGLNPQVSYGEDVISRIAQVQKDPSKLEIMQKALVDAVNGLIRRTAEEAGVSSDDVLDVVAVANPTMQHLFLGLNPVSLGEAPYLTVCSEAGEVEARHLNLQVFPYARVHVLPLLSGFVGSDTISALITRKPEDLRGNVLMVDVGTNGELVLSRDGILTATSCATGPVFEGAQIRCGMRAAPGAIEKFRMDENGGAIQFRVIADQETQKPPRPRGICGSGVISAVTVLLRAGIVRKDGAFDLDCGHPSLRINAATGVAEAVLVPATRTQTGRNIVITQNDIRAVQLGKAALRAGSEILMKDGGIEQLDRILLAGTFGNYLDPQEILDIGMFPPIDVDRIEPIGNAAGDGARLALFSLDKRLEAVDLADRIQVVELSMRPDFQEVFVDSIQF from the coding sequence TTGATTCACGTTACCTTTCAGCCTAGCAATAAGACAGCCGAGGCGAACCCCGGCGAACGGATCATGGACGTCGCCGTGAGAGCGGGCGTCAAGATTGCTTCCGATTGTGGCGGCCGGGGCAAATGCGGGCGATGCCGGGTTGAGTTCGAAGCGGCTGCTGCCGAAGGAGCGGTCTCCGATGTGCTCGGCGCAGAAACGGCGTTGCTGCCGGAGAACCGGGACGGTTACGTGTATCGCCTGGCCTGTCTGACGCGAGTTCTCGATGATTGCATCGTAATCGTGCCGCCGGAGAGTCGTGTTTCCGAGGCCGCGCCGCGAAAACCCTTTACCAGGTACAAGATCCCCATCCGGCCCGCCGTGTCCAGGCGCACCGTGACACTCGAATCCGTGAATCGGAAGGGGCCCTTTCTTTCGTTTGCAGCGCGAATCCGGAATGCCCTTCGCGAGGGTGAAGCGAATCCCATCGCCGGGCCGAGTTTCCCCGTATTGTCGGAGGCGTCGGCCTCTCTGAAAGGAAAGGCGTGTCCCGAGATCACCGCCACGCTCTTCAAGGATACGTCAATCCTACAGATACGGCCGGGAGTACGGGAGGAGCTCTTCGGAGTGGCCCTGGATCTGGGAACGACTTCGCTGGTGGCTTTTCTCTGCGACCTGAAAAGGGATCGGATCGTGGGCGTGGCTTCCGGACTGAACCCGCAAGTCAGCTATGGAGAAGACGTTATTTCACGCATCGCGCAAGTGCAGAAGGACCCGTCAAAGCTGGAGATCATGCAAAAGGCGCTGGTGGATGCGGTGAATGGACTCATCCGGCGCACGGCGGAAGAAGCGGGCGTTTCCAGTGACGATGTACTCGACGTTGTGGCTGTCGCGAATCCGACCATGCAGCATCTGTTTTTGGGCCTGAATCCGGTTTCTCTGGGCGAAGCGCCCTACCTGACGGTGTGCTCCGAGGCCGGAGAGGTGGAAGCGCGCCACTTGAACCTTCAGGTCTTTCCGTATGCGCGTGTGCACGTACTGCCGTTATTGTCGGGTTTTGTCGGAAGCGATACGATTTCGGCTCTCATCACCCGGAAACCGGAAGACCTCCGGGGAAACGTCCTGATGGTGGACGTGGGTACGAATGGCGAACTGGTGCTGTCCAGGGACGGAATTCTCACGGCCACTTCGTGCGCAACAGGGCCTGTGTTCGAGGGCGCTCAGATCAGATGCGGCATGCGGGCCGCGCCAGGGGCCATCGAAAAGTTCCGAATGGACGAAAACGGCGGAGCGATCCAGTTTCGGGTGATTGCGGATCAGGAAACCCAAAAGCCGCCCAGGCCGCGGGGCATATGCGGTTCGGGCGTTATTTCAGCCGTAACGGTGCTCCTTCGCGCGGGTATCGTGCGAAAAGACGGGGCGTTCGATCTCGACTGCGGTCATCCCAGCCTTCGGATCAACGCCGCGACGGGTGTTGCCGAAGCGGTGCTGGTTCCGGCAACGCGGACTCAAACAGGCCGGAACATCGTGATTACACAGAACGACATTCGCGCGGTTCAACTGGGCAAAGCCGCCCTGAGAGCGGGAAGCGAGATTCTGATGAAGGACGGAGGGATCGAGCAATTGGACCGCATCTTACTGGCCGGCACCTTCGGCAATTACCTGGATCCCCAGGAAATCCTCGATATCGGCATGTTTCCTCCGATTGACGTCGACCGGATCGAGCCCATCGGAAACGCGGCCGGTGACGGGGCCCGACTGGCGCTGTTCAGTTTGGACAAACGCCTGGAAGCCGTCGATCTTGCCGATCGAATCCAAGTGGTCGAACTCTCGATGCGACCCGACTTCCAGGAAGTCTTCGTCGATTCCATACAATTCTAA
- a CDS encoding corrinoid protein: MADLTKVVDAVYKGRLKEIQGLVQEALDTGAEPNTILDEALVKGMDVVTQKWKEGQVFVPEVLRSAKTMQSGMDILKPFLVKGSGEAKGVFAIGTVKGDLHDIGKNLVAMLLESVGYKVINLGIDLDPSVFVEQVEKGVKYLGISALLTTTIPQMKVIIDSLEEAGLRSKCKVWVGGAPVTQEYAEEIGADFYAVDAAHCIDQLNSLR, from the coding sequence ATGGCGGACCTGACAAAGGTTGTCGATGCGGTTTATAAAGGCAGACTTAAAGAGATACAGGGACTGGTTCAGGAGGCGTTGGACACCGGAGCGGAACCTAATACGATTCTTGATGAAGCGCTGGTCAAGGGAATGGATGTGGTCACCCAGAAATGGAAAGAAGGCCAGGTATTCGTTCCCGAGGTCCTACGCTCCGCCAAGACCATGCAATCGGGCATGGACATACTGAAGCCGTTTCTGGTGAAAGGCTCGGGAGAAGCTAAAGGCGTCTTCGCCATCGGAACGGTCAAAGGCGACTTGCACGATATCGGAAAGAATCTGGTAGCCATGTTGCTGGAAAGTGTCGGTTATAAGGTGATCAACCTGGGCATCGACCTGGATCCGAGCGTGTTCGTCGAACAGGTGGAGAAAGGTGTTAAGTACCTCGGGATCTCGGCGCTTCTGACCACCACGATCCCTCAGATGAAGGTGATCATTGATTCGTTGGAAGAGGCCGGACTCAGGAGCAAATGCAAGGTTTGGGTTGGCGGAGCCCCGGTGACCCAGGAATATGCCGAAGAGATTGGAGCGGATTTCTACGCCGTGGACGCGGCGCACTGCATCGATCAACTGAACAGCCTGCGATAA